The Thermomicrobiales bacterium genome includes a region encoding these proteins:
- a CDS encoding class II aldolase/adducin family protein codes for MSDQYLREQLVWACRILGMQGHGDYTLGHVSVRDGDTVIMKRNGIGLEEVTDDALLTIDLDGNRLAGNGPVHLESVLHTSVYRARPDVHAVVHTHPLYSTAFGATDAKLEMINHDAVLFYDGLAYFDKTAELIMTPEQGESVAAALGQKRVVIMRGHGVLVTGKTLPWVVYTALTLERVLQIQSIARSFGELTPMSDEMASTVYQDKYRDEFIGNYWNYLIREVERAGYAPDDERARRPSATKDAEGAGHAPDDERARRPSATDDGAERSMRAPVREVV; via the coding sequence GTGTCTGATCAGTATCTTCGCGAGCAACTTGTTTGGGCGTGCCGGATTCTTGGCATGCAGGGCCATGGGGATTACACCCTGGGGCATGTCAGCGTGCGTGACGGCGACACGGTCATCATGAAACGCAACGGCATCGGCCTGGAAGAAGTGACCGACGACGCGCTGCTCACCATCGATCTGGATGGAAATCGGTTGGCGGGGAACGGCCCGGTCCATCTCGAATCGGTGCTGCATACCTCGGTTTACCGCGCCCGGCCGGATGTGCACGCGGTGGTGCACACGCACCCGCTCTACTCGACCGCTTTCGGCGCCACCGACGCCAAGCTGGAGATGATCAATCACGACGCGGTCCTCTTCTATGACGGATTGGCGTACTTCGACAAGACCGCCGAACTGATCATGACCCCGGAGCAGGGGGAATCGGTGGCGGCGGCATTGGGCCAGAAACGCGTGGTGATCATGCGCGGGCATGGCGTGCTGGTCACCGGCAAGACGCTGCCCTGGGTGGTCTACACCGCGTTGACACTGGAGCGGGTGCTGCAGATTCAGTCGATCGCGCGCTCGTTCGGCGAGCTGACGCCGATGTCGGATGAGATGGCCAGTACGGTCTATCAGGACAAGTACCGTGACGAGTTCATCGGGAATTATTGGAACTACCTGATCCGCGAAGTGGAGCGTGCGGGGTACGCGCCGGACGACGAGAGGGCACGGAGGCCCTCTGCTACGAAAGATGCGGAGGGGGCCGGACACGCGCCGGACGACGAGAGGGCACGGAGGCCCTCTGCTACGGATGACGGGGCGGAGCGGTCGATGCGCGCGCCAGTTCGGGAGGTGGTCTGA
- a CDS encoding 2Fe-2S iron-sulfur cluster-binding protein, producing MHGARRWVAGQFVLHAGVRGDRQRDRHRGGLARNGSLDPVQEAFIAESAIQCGFCTPGMVLAVKALLADNPNPTRAEIEQNLSSNLCRCTGYWNIIDAVERAAKRLQEGDQ from the coding sequence GTGCACGGTGCTCGTCGATGGGTTGCCGGTCAGTTCGTGCTGCACGCTGGCGTACGAGGCGACCGGCAAAGAGATCGTCACCGTGGAGGGCTCGCGCGCAATGGATCGCTCGATCCGGTGCAGGAAGCGTTCATCGCGGAATCGGCCATTCAATGCGGCTTCTGCACGCCTGGCATGGTTCTGGCGGTCAAGGCGTTGTTGGCGGACAACCCGAATCCGACCCGCGCCGAGATCGAGCAGAACCTGAGCAGCAATCTCTGCCGCTGCACTGGCTACTGGAACATCATCGACGCGGTCGAACGCGCGGCCAAGCGGCTGCAGGAGGGGGACCAATGA
- a CDS encoding xanthine dehydrogenase family protein subunit M, with the protein MLAPIEIHAPRSVSDASALLRQFGDDAAVYAGGTELLIVMKERLTPVNRLIDIKKIDGLREIARAESGALTIGALATHRDIARNPLVREHAPYFAALEGIIANTRVRAAGTIGGNLCFAEPHSDPATLLAAIEASVTLESSDGSREVPVEEFFHGLLETDRQADEIMTKITLPALWNTTGVSYQRFKTHERPVATVAAAVSVKDGVIDDARVVVGSVGPKPQRMRTVEETIRGQESGLPLFQQAGMLAASEAEIDEEGFESADYKRHLVAVYVQKALQNAADQAKARQS; encoded by the coding sequence ATGCTTGCGCCGATCGAAATCCACGCGCCCCGTTCGGTTTCGGACGCGTCCGCGTTGCTGCGGCAGTTTGGCGATGACGCCGCGGTGTACGCGGGCGGCACCGAACTGCTGATCGTCATGAAGGAACGGCTGACCCCGGTCAACCGACTGATCGATATCAAGAAGATCGATGGGCTGCGGGAGATCGCCCGAGCGGAATCCGGCGCGCTGACCATCGGCGCGTTGGCGACCCATCGCGACATCGCGCGCAACCCGCTGGTGCGGGAGCACGCGCCGTATTTCGCCGCGCTGGAAGGAATCATCGCCAACACGCGGGTGCGGGCGGCGGGCACCATCGGAGGCAATCTCTGTTTCGCCGAACCGCATTCCGATCCAGCCACGTTGCTGGCCGCGATCGAGGCATCGGTCACGCTGGAATCGTCCGATGGCAGCCGCGAGGTGCCGGTGGAGGAGTTCTTTCACGGACTGCTGGAGACCGACCGGCAGGCTGACGAGATCATGACGAAGATCACGTTGCCAGCCCTCTGGAACACGACCGGGGTTTCGTACCAGCGGTTCAAGACCCATGAGCGCCCGGTTGCCACCGTGGCGGCGGCGGTGTCGGTGAAGGATGGCGTCATCGACGATGCGCGGGTGGTCGTCGGTTCGGTTGGTCCGAAACCACAGCGAATGCGTACCGTGGAAGAGACGATCCGCGGACAGGAATCGGGACTGCCCCTCTTCCAACAGGCCGGAATGCTCGCCGCGAGCGAGGCCGAGATCGACGAAGAGGGTTTCGAATCGGCCGACTACAAGCGTCACCTGGTGGCTGTTTACGTCCAGAAGGCGTTGCAGAACGCCGCCGATCAAGCGAAGGCTCGCCAATCATGA
- a CDS encoding cupin domain-containing protein, translated as MNGSNGGVTVVPLDQVNEIPLPNGSWSKMMLTGDSVAGIVSSLGYSVFTPGTEMTMVSHEVEEVAFVVAGTGELRTEQGAVPFSAGDAVHIAPHLWHAVVNTGDDDVIMVFGFPYPAYPPTERK; from the coding sequence ATGAACGGATCAAACGGTGGGGTGACGGTAGTCCCCCTCGACCAGGTGAACGAGATTCCGTTGCCGAATGGCAGCTGGAGCAAGATGATGCTGACGGGTGATTCCGTGGCTGGCATCGTCTCATCGTTGGGGTACTCGGTTTTCACGCCGGGGACCGAAATGACGATGGTTTCGCATGAGGTCGAGGAGGTCGCGTTCGTCGTCGCGGGGACGGGCGAGCTGCGCACCGAGCAGGGCGCGGTTCCCTTCTCGGCCGGCGACGCCGTGCATATCGCGCCCCATCTTTGGCACGCGGTGGTCAACACCGGTGACGACGACGTGATCATGGTCTTCGGATTTCCCTATCCGGCGTATCCCCCGACGGAGCGGAAATGA